The region AAAATTTTCTAAGGTTTTTTACTTCCAGAAGCGTTTCCATATAAAGTCTCTCTTAATATTGATATTTTAATTCAAGTTTTGCACTCAAAACAGAAAGCGGATAACAAAGAAAAAAATAAATCGCAAAAATCGTCCCATATACCCAAAAACTTGCATCTGGAATCCGTAGAATATTGACTTCAATAATCTGTTGTCCGACTTTGAGTAAATCCACAACACCAATCAGCGCTACCAAAGAAGTGGTTTTGATTATTCTTGTAAATAGGTTAATACTAGCAGGCAATAAACGCACAATAGCCTGAGGAAAGATAACAAAAACAGCTATTAAAAGATCATTCAATCCTAAAGCTTTTGCACTTTGGGATTGATGTTTGGGTATGGAGGTCAAAGCCCCTCTTGTTAAGTCGCCCATTTCGGCTGTTCCCCATAAGCTAAAAACGATAATGCTTGCAATTTGTCCATTAATATGAAGACCCGAAAATGTAGAAAAACCAAAATATACAATAAAAAGCCAAGCCAAAATGGGAATAATACGAATGCTTTCAAGATAAAAACGACAGATAAACCTGATCCAAGAAGATCCAAAGGCCATTGTAAAACCCATTGCCAATCCGCAAAAAATCGAAAAAAGAATTGAAATCACAGAAATATAAAGCGTAATAAAAATTCCTTCAAGCAAGCGCTTTATAGTATCAATTTCAAAAATAAAAGAACCTTCCATCACGATCTCTTTTTGTAATAATGCTCAAGTGCTACAAATAAAGCTGAAATTGGGAGTAAAACGATTAAATATGCTCCTATAAGCATAAGCAAAGCTTCAGTCGTCTTATAATAAGTGCCGATCAAATCTTTTGTTACAAACATCACATCAGCCAAAGCAATCGCACTTACAACGGAAGTTTCTTTTAATAAGAAAATCGCATTTGCACCTATTGAAGGCATCGAAACGGCTAAACTTTGAGGAAAAATAACATAATAAATCATCTGAAAACGATTTAATCCCAAACTTAAACCCGCTTCTATCTGCACATTACTCACTGCATTCAATCCTGAACGAAAGCTTTCAGCCATATAGCTCCCACCTAAAAAAGCCAGACCCACAATTGCGCAATGATAAGCACTCAACACAATACCTATTTCACTCAAACCATAATAAAGAAAAAACAACTGTATCAGTAGTGGAGTGTTTCTAGACACCTCGATATAGAAATTTGCAAGATTTTTCAAAAATCTTACCTGATAAAAAAGAATCAAAGAAATAAAAAATCCTATCAAAATAGAAAAAGCAATTCCAAAAAATGAAATACCCAAAGTCAAGTATAAACCCTTAACGTATGCAGGTATGGAGTCTATCATAAATTGCCAATCCAGCATTAATATAATCCTCTTTGAGTGATATTGGCGTTTATTATATTATTTTATTTGTTAAAAGCAATTCCATATCCAAAGGATTTATCAAATCATCTAAGGTTTAAATTTTAAGTTTTCACAGAAATTTTTACTTATAAAAATAAATTTCACAATAACATTTTCTCTTCAATATTCTATTGAAGAGAAAATCAAGACTATAAAACACCCTGATCAATCATTGCATCTGCAACTTTTCTAAATCCTGCAATATTTGCTCCTAAAACAAGATTAGTGGGATCGCCAAACTCTTTAGCTGTTTGAGAAGCATTGGTAAAAATACTTTCCATAATACTATAGAGTTTTTTATCCACGACTTCAAAATCCCAAGGATGCATACTTGCATTTTGAGCCATCTCCAATCCACTGACTGCAACACCTCCGGCATTAGCAGCCTTGCCAGGTCCATAGCAAATCTTTGCTTTCAAAAACAAATCCGTCGCTTCTAATGTTGAGGGCATATTTGCTCCTTCAGCAACGCATTTACAACCATTTTGCAATAAAGTTTCAGCATCTTTGGCGTTAATCTCATTTTCTGTGGCACTTGGAAATGCCGCAAAACAAGGAATATTCCAAACTCCATTAGTTCCAGGTTTATAATCACTGACTTTTGTATATTTAGCCTGAGGTCTGAATTTGATATATTCTTCTAAACTCACTCTCTTAACCTCTTTAAGTTCTTTGAGCAATGCGACATCAATACCGCTATCATCATAAATCATTCCCTTAGAATCGCTTACAGTAACGGGTTTAGCGCCCAAATGATAAAGTTTTTCTGCTGTATAAATCGCTACGTTTCCGCTCCCTGAAATAGTGCAAACTTTCCCTGCAAGGCTTTCTTTCCGTTCTTTGAGCATTTCTTGAGCAAAATAAACACAACCATATCCAGTTGCTTCAGGTCTTACCAAGCTACCTCCCCAATTCAAGCCTTTTCCTGTCAATACTCCTTCAAATCGGTTTGTGAGTTTTCTGTATTGACCAAATAAATAGCCGATTTCACGCCCTCCAACCCCAATATCACCTGCAGGTACATCGGTATGTGCTCCAATATGACGGTATAATTCATTCATAAAAGCTTGGCAAAATCTCATCACTTCCCCATCGCTTTTGCCTTTGGGATCAAAATCACTCCCTCCTTTTCCTCCTCCCATTGCCAAAGTTGTTAAAGAATTTTTAAATATTTGTTCAAAACCCAAGAATTTAATGATGCTTTCATTGACACTAGGATGAAAACGAAGCCCGCCTTTATAAGGACCTATTGCAGAATTAAATTCGATTCTATAGCCTCTATTGACTTGAACTTGCCCTTGATCATCTACCCACGTAACGCGAAAATAAATCTCTCGATCAGGAACGACCAAACGCTCTAAAATTGCATTTTTCTGATATTTTTTATCTTTTTCAATAGCTGGGGAAAGAGAAGTTAAAACTTCTCCAACCGCCTGATGGAATTCTTTTTGACTTGGATGTTTGGCTTTAACTTTTTCAATGATACTATCTACATACATTCTTTTAACCTCTTGTTTAGTTTTTGTATCGTATTTCATTCTATCGCAATAAACTTAAAAAATCTCGCAAAAGACTAGAATTATGAATTTATTTTATTTCTCAATTGCATTCCAAAAATCAATAATTTTTCCTCAAATCCATCCCCGCATAAAGTCTCCCAACTTCCTCCCCATACCCGTTAAACATTTCTGTAGGGATTTTGTTAAAGCCAAATCCATCCCCAATAAAACGCTCGCTTGCTTGTGACCATCTAGGATGGGCAACATTAGGATTGACATTAGCATAAAATCCATATTCAGAACTATCCAAGCTCGTCCAAGTAGAAACTGGTATTTTTTCAACCAAAGTTATTCTAATGATTGATTTGATATTTTTAAATCCGTATTTCCAAGGCACTATTAACCGGAGCGGAGCGCCATTCTGATTAGGTAAGGTCTTGCCATACATACCCACAGCTAGTATTGTAAGTTTATGGTTCGCTTCATCAAGCCTCAATCCCTCTTTATAAGGAAACTTGATATAGCCTCCTAAAGAAGGATTTTTTATCGCAGGCATTGTATTTTGAACAGCCGTCTCAAATAAAACAAATTTTGCATTTCCTTTGGGTTTGACTAATTTAAGCAAATCGCCAAGTTCAAACCCTAACCACGGAATATTCATACTCCAAGCCTCCACACAGCGAAAATGGTAGATTCTTTCTTGAAGTTGCATTTTTTTAAGAATATCTTCTAAGGAAATTTTTATCGGACTATGTACCTCCCCATCAATAACGACACTCCAAGGATTTGTTTGAAGAACATTAGCCCGATGATAGGGGTCTTCTTTTTGCATACCAAATTCATAAAAATTATTATAAGTAGTGGCTTTTTCATAAGGAGTCAAAGGGCTTTGAAAATAATTTGAATCCGTTTGATAGGGATAGGTGTTTTTATTTATTTTCACACTTTTTGCATCTAAACCTTCAAGCATATCTATTCCAAAAACGCTTCCGATTCCTAAAATCCCAATCGCTTTAAGTATCTTTCTGCGATTTTCATAGTTTTCTTGAGGTGTGATTAAGTTTTCAGAAATTTCACAAGGTTTTTTTACTTTTATTAACATCTGACTTTCTTCTTCAAATTTTATTTTGAACTATACATTATTTTTGTAGAATTCGCATAAATCAACATCTCATAAAAGCTAAAGGTCATCAATGGATTCATACGAATACGGCGAATTACTCAAAGAATTGAAAAATAAATGCGAAAATATAGCCAAAATCATTAAGCCTCAAGACCTGCAAGCAAGATTAAAAAATATCTTACAAACCCAGCAAAATCCAGAATTTTGGAACGATGCCAAAAAGGCAGGTGAAATCAGTAAAGAAAAAGCAAAAATCGAACGGATGCTTCAAACTTATGAGCAGGCAAAATCCTCCATAGAAGATGCTCTTGAGCTTTTTGATCTTGCATCTTCAGATGCAGACACAACAACTTTAGAATTGCTTTTTATGGAGGCTTCAAGTTTAGAATCAAAGATTAAAAAAGTTGAGATAGAAGTGATGTTAAGCGGAGAAAACGATAGTGCAAATGCAATTGTAACGATACAGCCTGGTGCAGGTGGCACAGAAAGTCAAGATTGGGGCAGTATTTTGTACCGTATGTATCTTAGATGGGCGGAACGCAGAGGTTTTAAAGCAGAAATTCTTGATTACCAAGATGGCGAGGAGGCTGGAATTAAGGGTGTTGCTTTCCTTATTAAAGGTGAAAATGCCTATGGTTATATGAAAAGTGAAAATGGCGTACATCGTCTTGTGCGCATTTCTCCTTTTGATGCCAATGCCAAACGCCATACAAGCTTTGCAAGCGTTCAGGTAAGCCCAGAACTTGATGATAGTATTGATATTGTCATAGAAGAAAAAGATCTTAGAATTGATACTTACAGGGCAAGCGGAGCAGGTGGGCAACACGTCAATAAAACAGAATCTGCCATACGCATTACACATTTGCCCACAGGTATCGTCGTGCAATGCCAAAATGACAGGAGCCAACACAAAAACAAAGCAACGGCTTTAAAAATGCTAAAATCTAAACTTTATGAGTTAGAGCTTGAAAAACAAAATACCGCAAGTGCCAACGAAGAAAAAAGTGAGATCGGTTGGGGCCATCAAATTAGAAGCTATGTGCTTGCTCCCTATCAGCAAGTCAAAGATGCTAGAAGCGCTACAGCTTACAGTAATGTAGAAGCAATTCTTGATGGCGACCTCGATGATATTATCGAGGGGGTTTTGGTATCAAAAGCTTGAATTTTTAATCTAAAATATACGAAATTAACTTTATAATCATAGAGTTAATTCAAGGAGAAATAATGACCCAAGAAGAATTAGACGCTTTGATAATGTCGGAAAATTCGAGTTTAGAAGAGAATGCCACAACTAGTGAAGAAATCTCTAATGATGTTTCTCAACCCAAAGAACAAGATTTGCAAAAAACTGATGATGACCTGAGTGCAGCTTTTGTTGATCCTAAAAATTACAAGGTCGAAGCAAATAAAAAATGGCCTCCTCCTCCACCTACAGACGACCATAAAGTCGTTCATCAGCTTGATGATGTCACAAAAGATTCCGAAGTGAAAGCAACTCAAATTTTTGACCAACTTGATCATATTGGAGCGAATGCAGAAAAAATCATAAAATCCATCAAGCCTTTAAATCAATATCTAAAAAATCATTCCGAAATTTTTAAAAAATTATCACAAAAATTCCCGAATGTAGAAGTTTTTAAAACATCTTTAGAAGAAACAGAAGAAATCTTAAAAACAATAAATTCCATTAATGATGACGCTAATGATTGTGTCGATGCATCAATGCAAGCGATGGATATTATGCAGTTTCAAGATATCCATCGTCAAAAAATTGAACGTGTCATCAATGTGATGAGGGCTTTGGCTCAATATATGAATTCTCTCTTTGAAGGCAAGATTGATGACTCTAAACGCGTAAGTTCTGCCGTTTATATTGCTGGAGACGACAAAGAAGATATGGCAAGTGAAGATGATATTGAGGCATTGATCGCATCATTTGGTAAAAAATAAATGCCAAATATTTCCTCCAAAAAAGTTCAACTTCTTTCCCCTGCAGGGAATCTGACAAAATTAAAAATCGCTTTAAATTATGGTGCTGACGCAGTTTATGGAGGAGTCAGCCATTTTTCTTTGAGAAACAGAGCGGGTAAAGATTTTGACTTAGAAACTTTCAAAGAGGGGATTGATTATGCTCACTCTTTGGGTAAAAAGGTATTTGTCACTATCAATGGTTTTCCATTCAATTCCCAACTCAAACTTTTAGAAGACCACATTATTAAAATGACAGAATTAAACCCCGATGCTTTCATTGTTGCAACTCCTGGCGTTGTAAAGTTGAGTAAAAAAATTGCCCCGCACATTCCTATCCATCTTTCTACGCAAGCAAACGTGCTAAACGTTTTGGACGCTGAGGTATTTTATGAAATGGGTGTCAAAAGAATCGTTGCGGCAAGAGAATTAAGTTTGAGCGATGCTGTACAAATCAAAAAATATTTGCCCGATCTTGAAATTGAAATTTTTGTGCATGGCAGTATGTGTTTTGCATTTTCAGGCAGGTGTCTCATATCTGCACTTCAAAACGGAAGAGTTCCTAATCGCGGAAGTTGTGCAAATGATTGCAGGTTTGATTATGAATATTATGTGAAAAATCCTGAAAATGGCGTTATGATGAGACTTGAAGAAGAGGAAGGCATTGGTACACACATCTTTAATGCCAAAGATCTCAACCTTGCAAGCCAAATCGCTCAGATTTTAGACTCTGGTGCGATTGATGCCCTAAAAATTGAAGGCCGTACAAAATCAACTTATTACGCCGGACTCACTGCTAGAACTTATAGAATGGCAATAGAAGATTATTACAACAATGAACAAAATCCATCGCTTTATCAAAATGAATTGCACACGCTTAAAAATCGTGGTTTCACCGATGGCTATATCGTTAGACGCCCTTTTGAAAGGCTTGATACCCAAAACCATCAAACCGCTATTAGTGAGGGAGATTATCAAGTTAATGGAGAAATCGATGAGAGCGGAGAATATTTTTTATGCAAATACACGACTGAAATAGGAAAAACTTACGAAATCGTTGCACCCCTAGAGAGCAAAATCAAATCTGTTTTTAATGATATCGGTAAAATCTATGAATACAATGGAAAACATTATCTCTGTCTCAATAAAATCATCTTGAAAAATGATAAAGAATTGGATGCAATTCACAGTGGCAATATCAATCCTGTAAGGCTACCTCATAAATTACCTGCATATAGTTTTTTAAGAATCAAAACAAACCAAAGGAACTAAAATGGATTTTGTATCAATCATTATGGGAAGTAAAAGCGATTGGGGAGTTATGAGCGAATGTGTCGAAATCTTTAAACGTTTTGATATTAAGTATGAAGTCATTATCAGTTCGGCCCACAGAAGTCCAGACAGAACAAGGCAGTATGTTGAAGAAGCTCAAAAAAAAGGTGCACAAGTCTTTATCGCAGCAGCAGGAATGGCAGCTCATCTTGCAGGAGCAATAGCAGCTCAAACTTGCAGACCTGTAATCGGTGTCCCTTTAAGTGGAGGAGCTTTAGATGGTTTAGATGCTTTGCTTTCTACTGTTCAAATGCCAGCAGGTATGCCTGTAGGAACTCTTGCTATTGGCAAAGCCGGAGCAATTAACGCTGCTTATATGGCACTCCAAATCCTTAGCCTAAAAAATAATGAACTTTATGATAAATTGATTAAAGATAGGGCTTTAAAAGCCAAAAAGCTTGAATCTGATTCCCAAGAAATAGAGGTTAGAATTTCTTAATTCAAATTGCAAGTGCCATATATTCCAAAATATATATAAATAAGGGTTCTTTCTTTTTGAAATCTTGAGGGCAAATTAATTGTGATAATTTTCTTTGTTTTAGTAGTATAACGGAATGAAAATATTAAAATTTAATTTGCTTGCCAATCAACTCAATCTTGACATCTGATAAAAGTAATTCTTTTCTTTGGATTTGATATTTTTGATTTTAAATCAGTTGATCAGAATTCCTTGTAGATTAAAAAATAATAAAAGAAATATTATTATGGTGGAGCGTAGGGGGGTCTTATTTGAATCTTACAAACCACTAAAAAAAGGGATTTAAGGTTTATTTTTTTCCTAATTTTTTCCTAGAGAGGGCTTAAAGTGCCTATATTACGGGCTTTATAAGGGTTCATTAGAAAAAGTGATTTTTTCCTAAATCTTGTAAAGCCGTTAAACAGGGAGTTTATTTTTTATATGTCGCAAATCGAATCCCCGTATAGAAACCACTGAATGTATGAAATGCCATAAATAAGGGCTTTCATTTTTTAAAATTTGGCGACAAATTAAATCAGGGATTCTAACCCACGCCTGCAACCCCCATAGATATGGACTTTTGTTTTTTTTATTTTCCTAATTCTAATCAATTTTAGCAACTATTTGGACTAAAAAGGCGACCTCAACCTGTTGAGTCGTTTCTCTTATAGGCGGAGCTTTTGAAATCGGTTTTATTGATTAATTCTTTAAACTAATTCCAATCTGTTTTTAAACCTGAATTACCGCTGAATCTGACTATTGCAAATCCCCCTATTTCCGCCCTCTTTTTTAACCAAATTTCGCCAACCATTTTCCGACAAACTTCCAAAAAAGAATTGCTTATTTTCCGCTGAATCTAACTATTGCAACCCCCCTGATTTCCCGACAATTAATAACAATTGACTCCAAACTCTCTAAGCGCGCACGCAACAACCTTAAGCGTTTGTTTTTGACTCTTATTGAATTGTCAAACTGCATAATTTCAATAGATGAGGTTCTGCACGAAACATCTCTTAGTTGTAGCTAGAAACTGCATAGAAATCTAGTATAAAAATGATAAGAATTTAGTAGAGAAACTGCAGAAAAAAAATAATAAGAATTTGCAAGAAATTAACCTAAAAAGAATATTGAGTTTTTTATAAAGAGATTACAACTGAAGCTTAAGAAGAGAATGAGAGGGTAGAAGATTTAATAACTGCCTAAAACATTTTACCCTAACAATCTTAAGATTATTATTCTAACACAATAATTCAAACCATAGACTATTGATTGATTGAACTTAACCAGTCTCTAAGCTAGATTATCTTAACATTCAAATGGAGCGCAACTTTTTATTTTTTTTAGTTGGCTCTCATTCCAATTCATAAAACCAAATGGGAGGGAGACCCCCCTGTTTGGGTCCTTCCTAGCACACTCCCACCTATTGCGGTTGCCCGCCCCCGAAAAACGCAGATTTGTGATTCAAAAAAGTTCAGTTCATATTCATATAGAAATTAAATTTTAAAATTACGACTGAATCAATTTTAAAGACAATCCCTAATCTTTTAAAACTTAAGGCGTTTAAAGGGTCTTTAAACGTTATTTAAACGGCGTTTCAATGTTTTAGCAACAAGCCAAACAATGCCCTGATTACGCCCTTTTACCCTTGACAAATTTAAAAAAACTCATCTAGAAATTTCGTGATTTTGATATGAAATGGGCGTTTTTTAGATTTCATATGGCTTTAGAATGTTTTAAAAGAGTGATACTTTATGAAACAAACAGAAGAAATTTTAATAATTTTATTCTATTCTTACTAACCATTTACTTTAACAACTCTTATTTACAAGTCCAAATGTTATAATTTTTAAAATGACAAGCAAGGACAACAATGGATTCCGACATCTTAAGCGCTCAAATTAAAACCGCACTCCAAGCCAAAGGCTTTGTCTCCACAACCGAAAATGAAGCTTTTATTGAAGTATTATGCAAAGAAATCATTAAGCACATTGTTACCCAAAGCACTATCGTGGTTACCACCGCAGGCACTGCCACCGCACAGACTGGCACGGGAAAAATTAGTTAAAGGAGGGGCTATGTTTGGAGAAATTTCTATCTACATC is a window of Helicobacter sp. 12S02232-10 DNA encoding:
- the prfB gene encoding peptide chain release factor 2, coding for MDSYEYGELLKELKNKCENIAKIIKPQDLQARLKNILQTQQNPEFWNDAKKAGEISKEKAKIERMLQTYEQAKSSIEDALELFDLASSDADTTTLELLFMEASSLESKIKKVEIEVMLSGENDSANAIVTIQPGAGGTESQDWGSILYRMYLRWAERRGFKAEILDYQDGEEAGIKGVAFLIKGENAYGYMKSENGVHRLVRISPFDANAKRHTSFASVQVSPELDDSIDIVIEEKDLRIDTYRASGAGGQHVNKTESAIRITHLPTGIVVQCQNDRSQHKNKATALKMLKSKLYELELEKQNTASANEEKSEIGWGHQIRSYVLAPYQQVKDARSATAYSNVEAILDGDLDDIIEGVLVSKA
- the msrP gene encoding protein-methionine-sulfoxide reductase catalytic subunit MsrP, which encodes MLIKVKKPCEISENLITPQENYENRRKILKAIGILGIGSVFGIDMLEGLDAKSVKINKNTYPYQTDSNYFQSPLTPYEKATTYNNFYEFGMQKEDPYHRANVLQTNPWSVVIDGEVHSPIKISLEDILKKMQLQERIYHFRCVEAWSMNIPWLGFELGDLLKLVKPKGNAKFVLFETAVQNTMPAIKNPSLGGYIKFPYKEGLRLDEANHKLTILAVGMYGKTLPNQNGAPLRLIVPWKYGFKNIKSIIRITLVEKIPVSTWTSLDSSEYGFYANVNPNVAHPRWSQASERFIGDGFGFNKIPTEMFNGYGEEVGRLYAGMDLRKNY
- the purE gene encoding 5-(carboxyamino)imidazole ribonucleotide mutase, with the protein product MDFVSIIMGSKSDWGVMSECVEIFKRFDIKYEVIISSAHRSPDRTRQYVEEAQKKGAQVFIAAAGMAAHLAGAIAAQTCRPVIGVPLSGGALDGLDALLSTVQMPAGMPVGTLAIGKAGAINAAYMALQILSLKNNELYDKLIKDRALKAKKLESDSQEIEVRIS
- a CDS encoding amino acid ABC transporter permease; translated protein: MLDWQFMIDSIPAYVKGLYLTLGISFFGIAFSILIGFFISLILFYQVRFLKNLANFYIEVSRNTPLLIQLFFLYYGLSEIGIVLSAYHCAIVGLAFLGGSYMAESFRSGLNAVSNVQIEAGLSLGLNRFQMIYYVIFPQSLAVSMPSIGANAIFLLKETSVVSAIALADVMFVTKDLIGTYYKTTEALLMLIGAYLIVLLPISALFVALEHYYKKRS
- the gdhA gene encoding NADP-specific glutamate dehydrogenase; amino-acid sequence: MYVDSIIEKVKAKHPSQKEFHQAVGEVLTSLSPAIEKDKKYQKNAILERLVVPDREIYFRVTWVDDQGQVQVNRGYRIEFNSAIGPYKGGLRFHPSVNESIIKFLGFEQIFKNSLTTLAMGGGKGGSDFDPKGKSDGEVMRFCQAFMNELYRHIGAHTDVPAGDIGVGGREIGYLFGQYRKLTNRFEGVLTGKGLNWGGSLVRPEATGYGCVYFAQEMLKERKESLAGKVCTISGSGNVAIYTAEKLYHLGAKPVTVSDSKGMIYDDSGIDVALLKELKEVKRVSLEEYIKFRPQAKYTKVSDYKPGTNGVWNIPCFAAFPSATENEINAKDAETLLQNGCKCVAEGANMPSTLEATDLFLKAKICYGPGKAANAGGVAVSGLEMAQNASMHPWDFEVVDKKLYSIMESIFTNASQTAKEFGDPTNLVLGANIAGFRKVADAMIDQGVL
- a CDS encoding amino acid ABC transporter permease, which gives rise to MEGSFIFEIDTIKRLLEGIFITLYISVISILFSIFCGLAMGFTMAFGSSWIRFICRFYLESIRIIPILAWLFIVYFGFSTFSGLHINGQIASIIVFSLWGTAEMGDLTRGALTSIPKHQSQSAKALGLNDLLIAVFVIFPQAIVRLLPASINLFTRIIKTTSLVALIGVVDLLKVGQQIIEVNILRIPDASFWVYGTIFAIYFFLCYPLSVLSAKLELKYQY
- a CDS encoding chemotaxis protein, which produces MTQEELDALIMSENSSLEENATTSEEISNDVSQPKEQDLQKTDDDLSAAFVDPKNYKVEANKKWPPPPPTDDHKVVHQLDDVTKDSEVKATQIFDQLDHIGANAEKIIKSIKPLNQYLKNHSEIFKKLSQKFPNVEVFKTSLEETEEILKTINSINDDANDCVDASMQAMDIMQFQDIHRQKIERVINVMRALAQYMNSLFEGKIDDSKRVSSAVYIAGDDKEDMASEDDIEALIASFGKK
- a CDS encoding peptidase U32 family protein, whose amino-acid sequence is MPNISSKKVQLLSPAGNLTKLKIALNYGADAVYGGVSHFSLRNRAGKDFDLETFKEGIDYAHSLGKKVFVTINGFPFNSQLKLLEDHIIKMTELNPDAFIVATPGVVKLSKKIAPHIPIHLSTQANVLNVLDAEVFYEMGVKRIVAARELSLSDAVQIKKYLPDLEIEIFVHGSMCFAFSGRCLISALQNGRVPNRGSCANDCRFDYEYYVKNPENGVMMRLEEEEGIGTHIFNAKDLNLASQIAQILDSGAIDALKIEGRTKSTYYAGLTARTYRMAIEDYYNNEQNPSLYQNELHTLKNRGFTDGYIVRRPFERLDTQNHQTAISEGDYQVNGEIDESGEYFLCKYTTEIGKTYEIVAPLESKIKSVFNDIGKIYEYNGKHYLCLNKIILKNDKELDAIHSGNINPVRLPHKLPAYSFLRIKTNQRN